The following DNA comes from Salmo trutta chromosome 15, fSalTru1.1, whole genome shotgun sequence.
CATTTTTAGACTtgccttgttgtgctgtgctcacttgaacagggaggtggtgcggcggtccttcgtgggcaaattttgtcatcaaagtctggcattctctggatttatggtgctttcaagacaactggaaactttaaaaaaaacaaggttgcatcatgatgatgtcagtgatcttcaggtcggagctcttgAAAGAGGCCAGAATTCCTgacttggatgaccgttcaaaatgtattatCCCAAccggagctcgttttttttttccagagttcccagttgtcttgaactcactgaagtcagatttcccagttcccgagtttccagttgttttgagcgtggcagatgtcatgctggattgacagcatggccaatgttgaatgtttatccttttaagcttggaaaagagaccttaaacccagacttgggaccacacaccctGAATAGCAGATcaagtttgtatgcggctttattaactcaattattttatttttacattgtttgcaaactgatatgtggtatgtattaatgccaaaataatatgcaaaacaggtgtgagagcaaaattgcaagatgATGTTCTAATGTTgtaattgcatcaaatggttgttttgaaTTAGGGGTTGTTAGAAcgctcatctgtgtgtgttctactgaggatgggacTCTGGAAGATTTACGATATATTTGGGTGAtactgcattccagagcatgagttaatgtttctgttctaaagggaccagggagagatgactccCGTGCCAGACCttggtctctacacaatgagaactgtttttacagcagatactgtctgctgtgaattataagtatcttttatacaaatcttaaccttgtgacccattccatacatctgttgtttgtcatgtagacaGAAGGAGGATGGACTTCGCTACAAAATACTGTGGCTCAAACCAGctcgttgagttctcagtgatcacctccaggggtgattaccgaCCAGCTCCATTAGTGCAGTAATTAAATACTAAAGTTTGATTGTTTTTAAGAAATCTAaaagtctctccttttgattacaataatCCACCAGACAGGCAAtcaaaaatctatattttttaaAAGGTAGGCCTCAAAAACttccctgaatgacaggtcgccactggaattatgaagcctttatgtgcttgtTTTATAACATAAATTtgtcaaaattcacaaaaagtgactttagctgatgaagattatctcagaacaaaacgtataaaatctgctaagcctgtgtttaccacattCCTTATTTTGGGCGTTTATCACAAAACGCCATTCATTTCCCTCAGGCTTTGTCCAACAAACCATGGCGGAGTTAttggtgcctacaaaaagacacaGTTACTATTTATCTTACCCTTTAGCGTCGTACAAACTATAAACGTCATTTCCAGACAAAAATCAAAGAACATTCAAATAGAATATGCACCAATCAGATTGTTAGATATGTTGTTCTCTATATAATTGACGGCAATTGTTCCAATCACTGCATGTCTTTACGACATCTCCTCCTCTCCGTCAGCAAATCTACTTTCTCATGCGTTATCAAGGTTGTTTGTGAAATCCATTCTCTGTTCTTTGTATAGAGCGATTTTCCCTGCTACGTGCGTTGGAATCGTATtgaccaaaacatttattttggtaAAGGTATGAAGTAATGGTTGAATATACAAAAATGGTGCTTTCATCTGAGAAGTATCTTATATTAGTTAGCAATATGTTGGATTAATTTGCTAGAAAAAAAACgagtgtgctagctagctattgtTAGCTAGGAGTGAGGGTGCTTAGCTAGCTAGAGATGTTGCTAGCCAGCTTCTCAAATGTATAAGGTAGCTAACAGCTAACTATCGTTAGTTATCGAACGTGTGCTACTACGTTTTAGTTCGTTAACGGATTGTTTCAACATCGATGTTCTTTTGCTAGCTGCCAATGCACGCCTtgaactagttagctagctaattaggtGGCTTTCAAATTCGGCTAGTTAACGTTAACGCGTTAGGTAGTCGCATTACTCTATCTTGACAACTTAACTAACTAGCGATGTCGCATTTCATTACTTAGCCGATAGTAACGTTATCTCTCAAAACGCCACTCTTTACCATCTACTATTTGCTTGTTAAACGTTAACCAAAAATATTTTAGACTTTGTGAAATGATCAGATAACGTTATATAACTAACTGAACACTTACaatagctagttaacgttatatCGTTCATCTGGCTTTGGaatcttttttcatttttttcataACTAGCTAACCCGATTATGTTCTCTATAATTACTGTAGTGACTGTGTTAATGACTGTCCTTTTTTATTAGATGCAAGGAAACTGGGGCCCCCGTGGTGAACAGCAGAATCATGGCCCATCTAGACACCAGATGGAAAGTCAGAAAAAACCTGGAGATAACAGCAATGGAcagcatgcagatgagcaggaGAGCCCAAGTAAGATGGGATTCATTGCCTCCTGAGCCCTGTATTGGAAGGAAATGAAATCCTCCTATATTACATGATTATAATATGTTGCTTCTCTGTAGATGCTGGGATAACCATAGATCTACAGAACTTCAGGAAACCCGGAGAGAAGACTTACACTCAACGTAGCCGTCTCTTTGTGGGAAATTTACCAACTGGTGTTACGGAGGCGGAGGTGGAGAAGTTGTTTTCCAAGTATGGCAAGGCAGCTGAGATTTTCATCAACAAGGACAGGGGGTTTGGATTCATTAGACTGGTAAGTTGCTAGTGTAGTGGATGACCAAGTGTATCTCTACTGCCTTACTGAGATCTGTAAATGCTGTCGCCCCGGATTCAGAATTGCCTTGGCATTTCCAGGTCAGTGGTATTGACAGTGCCTCGAGTGAGTTGTTACATTGAGAAGGGTTGTGAGTTCACACCCCGGTCAGGTGGAATTTCCACTCTGTTGCAGCAGCATATTCAAGTGATGGAAGTTATATTCCTCAATCCTAAATTATATGGAAaacagactggctggctgacctcACACATGATTTGCGCAACGAGGTGGCTGGAAGGTGTACATTATGAATCTGaacggtcagatagctagcaacaatctTGGCTTCGTTTCAGCACATATGTTATTGATAGCATGGCATGTTTTGACTGTCATGTgcatgctaatatggcaaaaattcgctagctaactaacaacTCTAATGATGTATGTGAGACAAgcgctcattgtgcaaatgtttttgttttcaatGAACATTTGGAGACAaaatagtttacatgttgtctaaaggcgtctgcatgcttcccagccgaaacagttaggaagagtttgtgcatattttATGACAACATTTTGACGTTTTGTGCTTCGGTGAGGGTTTTTTCAGCTGTTCAGGcgcacacatttttttttctttttctggaggcaagccgaagtctACACCCCTTTGTTGGCAATTGGTCAGTGGTAGGGATGCTTCAATAGTCTTTGTCATTCAACCAGAGACAActcattttcatgcacattttttcattgagaaatactgcaaacATATTAGATGTGAAATTGCGTGACTAAAATCTCATCTTagatgcagcggtctaaggcactgcatctgtgctagaagtgtcactacagaccctggttcgatcctgggctgtacaattggcccagcgtcgtctgggttaagggagggtttgtccggggtaggccgtcattgtaaataaaaattagttcttaagtgacttgcctagttaaatgaaattTCTGacttttgaggaagtgtatgcTGGCTATgtcatctcaaaatggacaaacggTGCTATTGTCGCTTTTTTTCCCTAGTTTTTCAAGCCAAGGTTTTTAAGGCAATATGCAAGAACTCTTGTTTAGCTAGCTGAGTTCGGTTGGGCGCCAGCCAAACTAATGCATGCTGCTGCcttaagccaaccctgtctgttttgccctaagtgttggttttgttgctaaatAGCCAACCTTTCTATTTATGTGACCAATTTGGAAATGTTCTAATTTTATAATTTTCTACCAACAGGAGACAAAAACAGTGGCTGAGATTGCTAAAGCCGAACTTGATGAAACCTCATTCAGAGGCAGACAGTTGCGCGTGCGGTTTGCGACACATGGTGCTGCTCTAGCTGTGAGGAATTTGCCACAGTTCATTTCCAATGAGCTCCTGGAAGAGGCTTTCTCCTTCTTTGGCCAGATTGAAAGGGCCATAGTTATAGTGGATGATAGAGGGAGACCCACAGGAAAGGGGATTGTGGAATACACAGCCAAGCCTGCAGCAAGGAAGGCTCTGGATAGGTGTGCAGATGGAGCCTTTCTATTGACTGCGTAAGTATTATGCtggaaatgtattaaaacatgTTGATGTTTCAAATGCATTTGTTGTGAGGTTTTCAAAATGGCAGAAGTCGTCATGCTGATTGTTTTCTGCGTTCAGATTCCCCAGGCCAGTAACAGTCGAGCCAATGGAGCAGTTTGATGAGGATGAGGGACTGCCAGAGAGGATTGTAAACAAAAACCAAGTTTTTCACAAGTGAGTAATCATACGGAGTTGGCATACTTTCTCAGAATGCATTGGTCAGAACTGTGCGTACAACAATCTCACACTTTGCTGCTGAAAAGAGGCACAATCCATAACTTGAAAATGTTGCGTACTGAGCTGTTTCTCTTATGTAAAACCTCTCCGCCAGGGAGCGGGAGCATCCACCAAGGTTTGCTCAGCCAGGGACATTTGAGTATGAGTATGCCATGCGCTGGAAGGCCCTTTTGGAGATGGAGAAGCAGCAGTATGAGCAGGTCGACAGGAACATAAAGGAGGCTCAGGAGAAGCTGGAGCAGGAGATGGAGGCAGCCAGACATGAGCACCAGGTTGTCCTGATGAGACAAGGTATGCATGTATGGTCTCGGTCCACTCTAAAGACGCATATCAATACAAAGTTTAGGATACTGATAAACACAACGTTGTGTCTTATTGGAAAAGTGTCCTACCACCAGATTTAGCCCAGAGGTCAATCGCATACCACACCGCTTGAATGTAGTCCTGTTGGCAATTGATTCATATGTTTTAGGTCTTTTGACTGGGTTACTAACAAATGGGGTGTTTATCTCGTTATAGACCTGCTGAGGCGTCAGGAGGAGCTGAGGAGAATGGAGGAGCTCCATAACCAGGAGATGCAGAAGAGGAAGCAGATGGAATTGCGTCAGGAAGAGGAGCATcgcaggagggaggaggagatgaggatgcACACCGAGGAGAGAATGAGGAGGCAGCAGGAGGGCTTCAAGGGGAACTTCCCTGGAAATGTGAGTCCTTGCTTCTTGACACTGCTTAAATGTACAGATTTATTCCTCAATACACAGAAATGAAAGTTGCCTAAAATGTTTCTAAGCATCTTAACAATTGTTTTGTTTGTGGTTACTGGTATTCAGCAATTGCAAAAAGGACAAGTatttgcttaaaaaaaaaaaaaaattggttggGTATTCTGAAAGCTGTATATTGTTTAATGTATCTGATTTAAGAAATACCTTGAATATGTTTTTATCTTTTTTTGTGGGAGCAGGAGATGCGGATGCACATGCAAGGTAAGTTTTCCATTAGCGGTCAGATCTTCACTGCGCTATCAAGGGCACCATGTTGTCTAGTATATATTGCATTGGTTTGCAGATGTGCTGTCTGTCTTGGTTTGGTGTAGGTCAAGGAATGAACAGAAACTCAATGGGTGGTGTTGAAGGAAAGCCCAGCGGGCCCAACCCTGGAGCTGCCAACATGCCTGCTGAGAACCCCCCTTTAATGGTAATATAAGagaccatttacattttacatttaagtcatttagcagacactcttatccatagcgacttacaaattggtgcattcaccttat
Coding sequences within:
- the LOC115149101 gene encoding non-POU domain-containing octamer-binding protein isoform X2 — its product is MQGNWGPRGEQQNHGPSRHQMESQKKPGDNSNGQHADEQESPNAGITIDLQNFRKPGEKTYTQRSRLFVGNLPTGVTEAEVEKLFSKYGKAAEIFINKDRGFGFIRLETKTVAEIAKAELDETSFRGRQLRVRFATHGAALAVRNLPQFISNELLEEAFSFFGQIERAIVIVDDRGRPTGKGIVEYTAKPAARKALDRCADGAFLLTAFPRPVTVEPMEQFDEDEGLPERIVNKNQVFHKEREHPPRFAQPGTFEYEYAMRWKALLEMEKQQYEQVDRNIKEAQEKLEQEMEAARHEHQVVLMRQDLLRRQEELRRMEELHNQEMQKRKQMELRQEEEHRRREEEMRMHTEERMRRQQEGFKGNFPGNEMRMHMQGQGMNRNSMGGVEGKPSGPNPGAANMPAENPPLMGAGNDTMPVGGQPGFARGPGQGPADFSNKRRRF
- the LOC115149101 gene encoding non-POU domain-containing octamer-binding protein isoform X1 yields the protein MQGNWGPRGEQQNHGPSRHQMESQKKPGDNSNGQHADEQESPNAGITIDLQNFRKPGEKTYTQRSRLFVGNLPTGVTEAEVEKLFSKYGKAAEIFINKDRGFGFIRLETKTVAEIAKAELDETSFRGRQLRVRFATHGAALAVRNLPQFISNELLEEAFSFFGQIERAIVIVDDRGRPTGKGIVEYTAKPAARKALDRCADGAFLLTAFPRPVTVEPMEQFDEDEGLPERIVNKNQVFHKEREHPPRFAQPGTFEYEYAMRWKALLEMEKQQYEQVDRNIKEAQEKLEQEMEAARHEHQVVLMRQDLLRRQEELRRMEELHNQEMQKRKQMELRQEEEHRRREEEMRMHTEERMRRQQEGFKGNFPGNEMRMHMQGQGMNRNSMGGVEGKPSGPNPGAANMPAENPPLMQGAGNDTMPVGGQPGFARGPGQGPADFSNKRRRF